GCTACTGGAGCAACCGCCTGGCAATTCGTTGGATGAAAAAACAGGGCAGACCGGTACTCGGCTGGGGGTTGGGCGCGCCGCCCCTGAGCGGAATACTTGCCTCGGTGCGGAGATATAGTCGCCAAAGCTACCTGAAATCCCTCGACGGAATACTTGCGTATAGCCAAAATGGAGCGGCAGAATATAAGGCTTTAGGCATCCCGCCGGAGCGCGTCTTTGTGGCACATAACTCCGTCATGGCGCGCCCGGTCTTCGATCTGCCAGCGCGCTCGCTGCAATATCACCGCCAGCCGACAGTGTTGTTTGTAGGGCGCTTACAGGCGCGTAAACGTGTCGATATTTTGCTCAAAGCTTGTGCCGCAATGCCAAAAAAACTACAGCCGCGCCTCATCGTTGTGGGGGATGGCCCGGCGCGGGCTGAATTCCAGACTATGGCCGCAGCGATTTATCCCGTGGCCGAATTCCCTGGCGCAAAACACGGCCCGGAATTGGTATCTTATTTCCTCGCCGCAGATTTATTTGCTCTTCCTGGCACCGGCGGCCTGGCTGTGCAACAGGCCATGAGCTACGGACTGCCTGTAGTTGTTGCCAAAGGCGACGGCACACAAGACGATCTGGTGCGTCCAGCCAACGGCTGGCAGGTATCACCCGGCGATCAAAATGCCTTTAGTGCGGTTTTGCTGGAGGCCCTCGGTGATATACACCGCCTGCGGACGATGGGTGCCGAATCCTATCGCATCACGCGAGAAGAAATAAATTTAGAGCAAATGGTCAACTCGTTTGTGAAGGCATTAAACTTCCTGTGAAACTACTTTTTATCGCCGATGGGCGCTCGCCGATTGCCCTCAACTGGATACAATATTTTGTAGATCAAGGCCACGAAGTCCATCTGGCCTCGCTTTATCCCTGTCAGCCAGATTTGCAACTGGCCTCCCTGACTATAATTCCGGTAGCTTTTAGCGGAGC
The nucleotide sequence above comes from Chloroflexota bacterium. Encoded proteins:
- a CDS encoding glycosyltransferase — encoded protein: MQPKTPVFPGRLALQQRVLPAYRAPFFDLLAHSCAGGLSLFAGQPLNVEGIAAAEGLTQAGYTPARNRHFSDPSTKFYLCWQAGVVDWLELANPDMLIVEANPRYWSNRLAIRWMKKQGRPVLGWGLGAPPLSGILASVRRYSRQSYLKSLDGILAYSQNGAAEYKALGIPPERVFVAHNSVMARPVFDLPARSLQYHRQPTVLFVGRLQARKRVDILLKACAAMPKKLQPRLIVVGDGPARAEFQTMAAAIYPVAEFPGAKHGPELVSYFLAADLFALPGTGGLAVQQAMSYGLPVVVAKGDGTQDDLVRPANGWQVSPGDQNAFSAVLLEALGDIHRLRTMGAESYRITREEINLEQMVNSFVKALNFL